A window of Pedobacter lusitanus contains these coding sequences:
- a CDS encoding acyltransferase: MSLSAKIKANPVLKKIAHRMLIPANDFRPRLWVRLLVNPFKHQKGKGTIVRRMTRMDVFPFNPFALGDYSIIEDFSTINNGVGAVLIGNRTIIGIGCTVIGPVKIGNHVMLAQNIVISGLNHGYELIDIPPSEQKTVTKDITIKDNVWIGANCVITAGVTIGRHAVIGAGSVVTKDVPDYSVAVGNPARVIKLYNFENKQWESVKS, encoded by the coding sequence ATGTCATTATCCGCAAAAATAAAAGCCAATCCGGTACTGAAAAAAATAGCACACAGGATGTTAATTCCTGCTAATGATTTCAGACCAAGGTTATGGGTCAGATTACTGGTGAATCCTTTCAAACATCAAAAAGGAAAAGGGACGATTGTAAGAAGAATGACCAGAATGGATGTATTTCCATTTAATCCTTTTGCATTGGGGGATTATAGTATTATAGAGGATTTTTCAACGATTAATAACGGGGTAGGAGCAGTGCTGATTGGTAACCGGACAATTATTGGAATTGGTTGTACAGTTATTGGCCCGGTAAAAATCGGGAACCATGTTATGCTTGCACAAAACATCGTGATTTCAGGACTTAATCATGGTTATGAACTGATTGATATTCCTCCAAGTGAACAGAAGACAGTAACAAAAGATATCACCATCAAAGATAATGTCTGGATCGGAGCTAATTGTGTGATTACTGCTGGTGTTACCATTGGCAGGCATGCTGTGATCGGAGCGGGAAGTGTAGTTACTAAAGATGTACCTGATTACTCGGTAGCTGTAGGTAATCCTGCAAGAGTTATTAAATTATATAATTTTGAGAACAAACAGTGGGAGTCTGTAAAATCCTGA
- a CDS encoding glycosyltransferase family 8 protein: MKLNNRISVVVACDNHYVILMAALLKSIEMNHLSEDIVDIYIVDDHISKVNRQKLTASLVLEKINLIWLKMSEIIPEGVKLPLVNNSYPLNTYIRLLIPYFIPKEIKKVLFLDVDMIMLDDISNLWRIETGDKVIGAVNDNAGDHEKTIREGIENYQELGLDPDQKYFNAGLQLINIEKWQEQDITQKTFDAINSNKKYAGLGDQYGLNISLIGNWHEIDRMWNCFSVCTDPKPKLIHYFHRKPIYKTYAYNYREEFFYYLNLTAWKGFKPIGETTRYMKKINNIFEKIKLLF, from the coding sequence ATGAAACTGAACAATCGCATATCCGTTGTAGTAGCTTGTGATAATCACTATGTAATACTCATGGCTGCCTTATTGAAATCGATTGAAATGAATCATTTGAGTGAGGATATTGTGGATATTTATATCGTTGATGATCATATCTCGAAAGTGAACAGGCAAAAACTCACTGCTTCACTGGTACTGGAAAAGATTAATCTGATCTGGTTGAAAATGAGTGAAATAATTCCGGAAGGAGTCAAATTGCCATTAGTCAATAATTCTTATCCGCTCAATACTTATATCAGACTTCTGATCCCTTATTTTATACCAAAGGAAATCAAAAAGGTACTCTTTTTAGATGTGGATATGATCATGCTGGATGATATCAGTAATTTATGGAGGATTGAAACCGGGGATAAAGTGATCGGCGCTGTAAATGATAATGCCGGTGATCATGAAAAGACTATCAGGGAAGGGATTGAAAATTATCAGGAATTAGGTCTTGATCCTGATCAGAAGTATTTTAATGCAGGTCTCCAGCTTATTAATATAGAAAAGTGGCAGGAACAGGATATTACACAGAAAACTTTTGATGCCATTAACAGCAATAAGAAATATGCTGGTCTGGGTGATCAGTATGGATTGAATATTTCACTGATTGGTAACTGGCACGAGATTGACAGAATGTGGAACTGTTTCTCTGTTTGTACCGATCCAAAACCTAAGCTGATTCATTATTTTCACAGAAAACCTATTTATAAAACCTATGCCTATAATTATAGGGAAGAGTTCTTTTATTATCTGAATCTGACAGCATGGAAAGGGTTTAAGCCAATTGGAGAAACAACAAGATATATGAAAAAGATAAATAATATCTTTGAGAAGATAAAACTGTTATTCTAA
- a CDS encoding glycosyltransferase family 2 protein — protein MKSPYNPDWINQFLYTYTKYEEIDPAVFAAINRDLDKVQSKEPLVSVVVIAWNEEINILRCVASLSKMKTAIPFEIIVVNNNSQDKTQETIDQLHVRSFNELTQGAGPARQKGQENALGKYILTADADCFYPEVWIDEMMRVLTQQGVVCVYGRYSFIGEPGFPRWKLRILETLKDTMAEIRHIKQPYFNTFGISMGYVKEFGLKIGFIRINRRGEDGQLCLDLMSYGKIKQVKARKARVWTGVRTLSQNGSFYNIVISRIKEDLKRFKYNFITRN, from the coding sequence ATGAAGAGCCCGTATAACCCTGACTGGATAAATCAATTCCTCTATACTTACACAAAGTATGAAGAAATTGACCCTGCTGTATTTGCAGCAATCAACAGGGATCTGGATAAAGTACAAAGTAAAGAGCCGCTGGTAAGTGTAGTGGTTATTGCATGGAATGAAGAGATTAATATTCTTCGTTGCGTGGCCAGTTTGTCTAAAATGAAAACAGCTATCCCTTTTGAAATTATTGTGGTTAATAATAATTCACAGGATAAAACACAGGAAACTATTGACCAGCTTCATGTCAGATCTTTTAATGAACTGACCCAGGGAGCAGGCCCGGCCAGACAAAAAGGCCAGGAAAATGCTTTGGGTAAATATATTTTAACTGCTGATGCAGATTGTTTTTATCCGGAAGTATGGATTGATGAGATGATGCGTGTTTTAACACAGCAAGGGGTAGTTTGTGTATATGGCAGATACTCTTTTATTGGCGAGCCGGGATTTCCAAGATGGAAACTCAGGATACTGGAAACATTAAAAGATACTATGGCTGAAATCAGACATATCAAACAGCCTTATTTCAATACGTTTGGGATTAGCATGGGCTATGTGAAAGAGTTTGGCCTCAAAATTGGGTTTATCAGGATCAACAGGAGAGGTGAGGATGGACAGCTTTGTCTGGATTTAATGAGTTATGGTAAAATCAAACAGGTTAAAGCCAGAAAAGCAAGAGTATGGACAGGTGTGAGAACACTGAGCCAGAACGGTTCTTTTTATAATATCGTAATTTCCAGAATCAAAGAAGATCTGAAAAGATTTAAATATAATTTTATTACCCGTAATTAA
- a CDS encoding glycosyltransferase, with the protein MSVMPVNDKMNLFDDVTLLITHYNRSSSLERLLRTFKEQGVGFSEIIVSDDCSDSFHLKHLEKIKDEFSFRLITAKVNGGLGNNLNKGQIEVKTPYTLYVQEDFIPLPVFAAHFHDAMDMMHAEADLDLVRFYAYGPYPYLKPYKNGFSAMLYKPWYTDKNKIYNYSDHPHLRRSSFFERFGKYTEGIKSDKTEYEMCLSFIQNKGRALFYDQYDSLFLQENSSAEPSTVTRSNWRQSDNPLISLVRLVYRQIKYNYDLHINTKFKR; encoded by the coding sequence ATGTCCGTGATGCCAGTGAATGATAAGATGAATCTTTTTGATGATGTTACACTGCTGATTACTCATTATAACAGAAGTAGTTCTTTAGAACGGTTACTCAGAACTTTTAAAGAGCAGGGGGTTGGTTTCAGTGAAATTATAGTTTCTGATGATTGCAGTGACAGCTTTCATTTAAAGCATCTTGAAAAGATTAAGGATGAATTTTCCTTCAGACTGATTACTGCAAAAGTTAATGGGGGATTAGGTAATAATCTCAATAAGGGACAAATTGAGGTGAAAACGCCCTATACGTTATATGTACAGGAAGATTTTATTCCTCTGCCTGTTTTTGCTGCACATTTTCATGATGCCATGGATATGATGCACGCTGAGGCAGATCTTGATCTGGTAAGATTTTATGCTTATGGTCCGTATCCTTATCTGAAACCGTATAAAAATGGATTTTCAGCGATGTTGTATAAACCCTGGTATACCGATAAAAATAAGATATACAATTATAGTGATCACCCTCATCTCAGACGCTCTTCATTCTTTGAACGTTTTGGGAAATATACTGAGGGGATAAAGTCTGACAAAACTGAATATGAAATGTGTCTGTCTTTCATTCAGAATAAAGGGAGAGCACTTTTTTATGATCAGTATGACAGCCTTTTTCTGCAGGAAAATTCTTCGGCAGAACCCAGTACGGTAACCAGAAGTAACTGGAGACAAAGTGATAATCCACTGATTTCATTAGTCAGGCTGGTATACAGACAGATTAAGTATAATTATGACCTTCATATCAATACTAAATTCAAAAGATAA
- a CDS encoding glycosyltransferase gives MIKQTEGAVISGRDIVIVGQQPWDVNIGSNCKNIAIELAKHNRVLYVNSALDRITLLRNRKDAAIIKRRAVIKGKTNGLIPVSDNLWTLYPDVLIESVNWINNFKIFDLLNKRNNRLFAGSILKTISLLGFKNVILFNDNDMFKSFYLKEFLHPALSIYYSRDFMLAVDYWKKHGTKIEPALIAKSDLCVANSTYLSNYCKQYNPSSFYIGQGCELDIFTSSKDLPVVAAIEKLSGPKIGYVGALQSIRLDIDLIGYIAWTKPEWNIILVGPEDDVFRDSELHSIPNIHFSGAQKPEDLPQYINAFDLCINPQLINQVTIGNYPRKIDEYLAMGKPVVATHTEAVTIFEKAVYLAEGKENFVAMIDKGLHENTAELAAYRVEVAQSHSWENSVGELYKAINHVI, from the coding sequence ATGATCAAGCAAACAGAAGGAGCAGTCATTTCAGGAAGGGATATTGTTATTGTTGGCCAGCAGCCATGGGATGTGAATATTGGTAGTAATTGCAAAAATATAGCTATAGAACTGGCTAAACATAACCGGGTTTTATATGTTAATTCTGCGCTGGACAGGATAACGTTGCTCAGAAACAGAAAAGATGCTGCAATTATCAAACGCAGAGCTGTAATTAAAGGGAAAACAAATGGTCTGATTCCGGTTAGTGATAATTTATGGACGCTTTATCCTGATGTGCTGATTGAATCTGTCAACTGGATTAATAATTTTAAAATATTTGATCTGCTGAACAAGCGGAATAACAGGCTCTTTGCCGGATCAATTTTGAAAACCATATCCTTACTGGGTTTTAAAAATGTAATACTCTTTAATGATAATGATATGTTCAAGAGTTTTTATCTTAAAGAATTTCTTCATCCTGCTCTGAGTATTTATTATTCCAGAGATTTTATGCTGGCTGTGGATTACTGGAAAAAACACGGGACGAAAATTGAACCTGCCCTGATTGCCAAGAGTGATTTATGTGTAGCGAACTCTACTTATCTGAGTAATTATTGCAAGCAATATAATCCTTCCTCTTTTTATATAGGTCAGGGCTGTGAACTTGATATTTTTACCAGTTCAAAAGATCTTCCGGTTGTAGCAGCTATTGAAAAACTATCCGGGCCTAAAATAGGTTATGTAGGAGCTTTGCAGAGTATACGTCTGGACATTGACCTTATTGGTTATATCGCGTGGACTAAACCGGAATGGAATATTATTCTGGTAGGTCCTGAAGATGATGTATTCAGGGATAGTGAATTACACAGCATTCCGAATATCCATTTTTCTGGTGCTCAGAAACCTGAAGATCTGCCGCAGTATATCAATGCGTTTGATCTGTGTATCAACCCTCAGCTGATTAACCAGGTAACTATAGGGAATTATCCCCGCAAAATTGATGAATACCTGGCTATGGGTAAACCCGTGGTGGCTACACATACCGAGGCTGTGACTATTTTTGAAAAGGCAGTTTATCTGGCAGAAGGTAAAGAAAACTTTGTAGCCATGATTGATAAGGGGCTTCATGAAAATACTGCTGAACTGGCAGCATACCGGGTAGAGGTTGCACAGTCGCATTCCTGGGAAAACAGTGTAGGTGAATTGTATAAGGCTATTAATCACGTCATATAA
- a CDS encoding O-antigen ligase family protein: MQRDSNHLFLKKSRIKFLIFGLLIAGISSFATAKLEFLVPVVLALLAVFTVYLIFLFRNPKVGLVTLVIYCFTLGFLGREIGGVPYGIGIEILLVLTWLSSLIYYKKEDWPVIRNDLSLLFLIWFIVSVIEVINPAGASVMGWLMEIRSVALYPVLLIPLSFVVFNKKSDLDLFIKLILGLALVAALNGIKQIHIGLFPGEQAFILGPGGATHLIFGKLRAFSFYDAGQFGAFEAVFVVMAVVLALGSSKLWKKVTLFSFAAIYGYAMLLSGTRGAFFALVVAAIFAIFLTKNFKVLFLGGFFMVMFLGVLKFTTIGSNYYEINRFRSSLDPEDPSLNVRFNTQRVLREYLSTRPFGGGLGVLGAFSTYNQDKFLSTIQPDSYWVKIWAMYGIVGLTLWFSILMYVLGKCCGIIWKIQDKKLKVKLIAILSASAGIFFCSYGNEVINNMPSSMIVCISFVLVYLGPKFDRDIADENLIANSSSLEIKPV, translated from the coding sequence ATGCAGCGAGATTCTAATCACCTGTTCTTAAAGAAATCGAGAATAAAATTTTTAATTTTTGGTCTTCTGATAGCGGGAATATCCAGTTTTGCAACTGCGAAACTGGAATTTTTAGTTCCGGTAGTATTAGCACTGCTGGCGGTATTTACTGTCTACCTGATTTTTTTATTCAGAAATCCTAAGGTCGGACTGGTAACTCTGGTTATTTACTGTTTTACGCTGGGCTTTTTAGGAAGAGAAATAGGTGGGGTACCTTATGGTATCGGGATTGAAATCTTGCTGGTGCTCACCTGGTTATCCTCGCTGATTTATTATAAAAAAGAAGACTGGCCGGTGATACGGAATGATCTGAGCTTATTGTTCCTGATCTGGTTTATCGTTAGTGTAATTGAGGTTATTAATCCGGCCGGGGCAAGTGTAATGGGCTGGCTGATGGAAATCAGGTCAGTTGCCTTATATCCTGTGCTGCTTATTCCTTTGAGTTTTGTCGTTTTTAACAAAAAGAGTGATCTGGATCTCTTTATTAAACTGATTCTGGGTTTGGCACTTGTAGCTGCATTGAACGGAATTAAACAGATTCATATTGGTTTATTTCCCGGAGAACAGGCCTTTATTTTAGGTCCTGGTGGGGCAACACATTTGATTTTTGGGAAACTAAGAGCCTTTTCGTTTTACGATGCCGGACAGTTCGGTGCTTTTGAAGCTGTTTTTGTGGTGATGGCTGTGGTGTTGGCTCTGGGCTCGTCCAAACTATGGAAAAAGGTTACCTTGTTTTCTTTTGCAGCTATCTATGGTTATGCGATGTTACTTTCGGGCACAAGGGGCGCTTTTTTCGCCCTGGTCGTCGCCGCTATATTTGCTATATTTCTTACTAAAAATTTCAAGGTGTTATTTCTGGGTGGGTTTTTTATGGTCATGTTTTTAGGGGTACTTAAATTTACTACCATAGGGAGCAATTACTATGAAATTAACCGCTTCAGAAGTTCACTGGATCCGGAAGATCCGTCTTTGAATGTACGTTTTAATACACAACGGGTTTTAAGGGAATATCTCAGTACCCGGCCTTTTGGAGGCGGATTGGGTGTGCTGGGAGCCTTTTCCACGTATAACCAGGATAAATTTCTGTCGACTATCCAGCCGGATAGTTACTGGGTTAAGATCTGGGCTATGTATGGTATTGTCGGGCTGACCCTGTGGTTTAGTATACTGATGTATGTGCTGGGTAAATGCTGCGGAATCATCTGGAAAATACAGGATAAAAAACTTAAAGTAAAACTCATCGCTATTTTATCGGCCAGTGCCGGTATATTTTTCTGTAGTTATGGAAATGAGGTTATCAATAATATGCCCTCTTCCATGATTGTCTGTATCTCATTTGTTCTGGTTTATCTGGGCCCTAAATTTGATAGGGATATAGCAGATGAAAATTTAATTGCCAATAGTAGTTCATTAGAAATTAAACCCGTTTAA
- a CDS encoding glycosyltransferase: MNQTLWVVFQVIIGYNLVLPMLLFVFYKLFKRKRKTSGKTSNYDYAIIVTAYEQTGLLPSVVDSLLQLNYENYLIYIVADNCDISDLHFNNDRVILLKPETVLASNTRSHLYAIAHFKRAHELLTIIDSDNLTDPEYLNELNQFFDQGFEAVQGVRAAKNLNTTFACLDAARDIYYHFYDGEVLFELGSSATLAGSGMAFKTSLYSSCFDNLDITGAGFDKVLQAQLLKRGKRIAFAQKAVVYDEKTTNSAQLVNQRSRWINTWFKYFGYGFDILFRGIKRLNFNQFLFGVILLRPPLFMFILLSLLCAFVNLFIFPFYTLIWFFAFGIFAASFWISLISHPTDPRIYRSLINIPKFIFFQLLSLVHAKQANKRSVATKHDITS, encoded by the coding sequence ATGAATCAAACTCTTTGGGTAGTTTTTCAGGTCATCATTGGATATAACCTTGTTCTTCCAATGCTGCTTTTTGTTTTCTATAAACTCTTTAAAAGAAAAAGAAAAACAAGCGGGAAGACCAGTAATTATGATTATGCCATCATTGTTACGGCTTACGAACAGACAGGGCTTTTGCCTTCGGTCGTTGATTCTCTGCTGCAGTTGAATTATGAAAACTATCTGATTTATATCGTAGCTGATAATTGTGATATTTCAGACCTGCATTTTAACAATGACAGGGTAATACTGTTAAAACCGGAAACAGTTCTGGCTAGTAACACCAGATCTCATCTTTATGCAATTGCTCATTTTAAAAGAGCGCATGAGCTGCTGACTATCATAGATAGTGATAACCTGACAGACCCGGAATATCTCAATGAACTGAATCAGTTTTTTGACCAGGGGTTTGAAGCGGTTCAGGGAGTCAGGGCAGCTAAAAACCTGAATACCACTTTTGCCTGTCTGGATGCGGCAAGGGATATTTATTATCACTTTTATGATGGAGAGGTTTTGTTTGAATTGGGCTCATCAGCTACTCTGGCGGGGTCAGGAATGGCTTTTAAAACCAGTCTTTACAGCTCCTGTTTTGATAATCTGGATATTACCGGGGCAGGGTTTGATAAGGTACTGCAGGCTCAGCTGTTAAAACGGGGTAAACGTATTGCTTTTGCTCAAAAGGCAGTTGTATATGATGAAAAAACGACGAATTCTGCACAGTTGGTTAACCAGCGGTCCAGATGGATCAATACCTGGTTCAAATATTTTGGATATGGATTTGATATTTTATTCAGGGGGATAAAAAGATTAAATTTTAATCAGTTTTTATTTGGTGTGATTTTACTAAGACCACCCTTGTTTATGTTTATACTGTTGTCTCTTTTATGTGCTTTTGTTAATTTATTTATCTTCCCGTTTTATACTTTAATCTGGTTTTTTGCCTTCGGGATTTTTGCTGCGAGCTTCTGGATTTCACTGATCAGTCATCCAACTGATCCCAGGATATACCGGTCTTTAATTAACATTCCAAAGTTTATATTTTTTCAATTATTATCATTAGTACATGCCAAACAGGCCAACAAGCGGTCGGTAGCTACTAAACATGATATTACTTCATAA
- a CDS encoding glycosyltransferase family 2 protein yields MTKNSNQLIPGVTLLITHYNRSESLLRLLKTIAQHEISFEQIIVSDDGSKKEHLNRLKEMHEDLGFTLVTTEVNRGLGNNINKGMDAVKSPYILYIQEDFVPKSAFITALKDGLEIMKSESQWDIVRFYSFPWSPYPYLKPYKKGFSRMIFSLWPWYTNHLKFHVYSDHPHLKRAGFTTKFGRYFEAPNGDVTEMKMCRSFLKNKGKALYFKNYMELFEHDNPEDEPGLFRPDKVKTKTYADIKPLYWAYLKYKMIKDTVSFVLNK; encoded by the coding sequence ATGACGAAAAATTCTAATCAGCTTATTCCGGGTGTTACGTTGCTTATTACTCATTATAACAGGAGTGAATCTTTATTACGCCTGTTAAAAACAATCGCTCAGCATGAAATTTCTTTTGAACAGATCATTGTATCTGATGACGGCAGTAAAAAGGAACATCTGAACCGTTTAAAAGAGATGCATGAAGATCTGGGTTTTACTTTAGTCACTACTGAAGTAAACAGAGGTCTGGGAAATAACATCAATAAAGGTATGGATGCGGTAAAATCTCCTTATATCCTTTATATCCAGGAAGATTTTGTGCCCAAATCTGCTTTTATTACTGCCTTAAAGGACGGCCTTGAAATCATGAAGTCAGAAAGCCAGTGGGATATTGTTCGTTTTTATTCTTTTCCCTGGTCTCCTTATCCTTATTTAAAACCTTATAAAAAAGGTTTTTCGCGAATGATATTCAGTTTGTGGCCATGGTATACCAATCATCTTAAATTTCATGTGTACAGTGATCATCCGCATTTAAAAAGAGCGGGTTTCACAACGAAGTTTGGCCGGTATTTCGAAGCGCCGAACGGAGATGTAACTGAAATGAAAATGTGTCGTTCCTTTCTTAAAAATAAAGGTAAAGCCCTGTACTTTAAAAATTATATGGAGCTGTTTGAACATGATAATCCCGAGGATGAACCCGGATTGTTCAGACCCGATAAAGTGAAAACTAAAACTTATGCAGATATTAAGCCTTTATACTGGGCCTATCTGAAATATAAAATGATTAAGGACACCGTTTCTTTTGTTCTGAATAAATAG